The genomic window TAATCGGAGTTGACGCTCTTATGAAAGTAGTTGCCTGCTGGCTTTGAGTCACCGTTAGTTCCTGTGCCAAAAGGCCCGTATTTCGTCCTGCCTGGCTCTAGAGGGAAGTCCCCGCTCACGAGCCCATGGTCTTTTGCTATAGTGTGGCAGGAGTCGCACTGGACACCCAGAACCCCGATCGGAGCCCTTTTCTCGTTTGGCATCAGAGCGTCTTCGCCTATGGCGATGCTTACGGGTGCGTGACATTTAAAACAGAAGACTCCCACCTTTCCCTTACTGTCCTCCTGAACCTTTAAATTTAGGACAAAAGCAACCGGGCTCACCTGCCCGTATGCGTGCATCGAGCCAATCCACTCATCGTACTGTCTCTGATGGCATTGTCTGCATTCCTGGGGGCTCCCGAAATCAGAAGCAGTAGGAGGGAATACTCTAAAGCTGTCGTCGAGAACGTGCAGAGTAACCATTACCATGAGTCCCGCAGTCACGAGAAGATGGGCGGCCAGCCAGCCACGAAATAGGGGCTTATATTTGAGCTGGCTTATCGATTGTGTCTCTAGCTCCGCCCTCTCTTCGAGAAGGGCAACCGCCTTTTCAAAATCCTCCTTCTCTTCTTCCGGAAGAATCTCCCCCTTTGCCCGGAGTTCCCACCAGTATTCTGCGTCCGGGGCTAGCGGGGCAGGGGTGTTAAGCTCAGAGCCTATTATCTTTTGGAATGGCCTCGATTTATTGTTCAATAAATCATTTATAGATTTGGTAACTTCGTCGAGCCGGGAGAGCACCTTTTCCTGTTCGGTGGCTATGGATGCGGGAACTCGGGTATAAAAATATCTACCCACTATACCGGTAACGATCACCAGGACGAGGAAGATCACACCGAACGTGCTGTAGTCCAAGCCAAAACGAAACTCGGCGTGGAGGGCTATTATGAAAAGAGCCAAGAGTCCCAGATATATGTGTGCTAAAAGCCAACTGTCCAACCTCCCCGGCATACCCCGGGCCAGGCGTTTACGAACTGAGTAGGTCATCACGAAAAGGATAAGAAGAACGGCCAGTATGCCCAGGAAATAGACGATGCCGTTTTCAATTCCCGGTGTTGGAAGGTTAGGTCCCCAGCGATAAACCGCCCAGAAGATAAACCCGGCAGCCACGGTGAATAAAACCCATTTCTTATGAGTCTGAGAGATACTCATCATAGATGCTTCTCCTTCTTGGGAATCACATCTTCGGTATCCCCAAAATACACCATTGGGTTTACCCATCGTATGGCATTTGTGGGACAGTTATTCGTGCAGGCCGTGTCCGGGTATCCCATGCAATTATCGCATTTAATAGCGAGATGCTTGGGCTTAAGCCTATCAGCCTTAGTCCATTTCTCTTCGCTAACCTCTTTTCTTCTCCCCAGCAGGACTCCTAGTATGTCAGACTTAGGCTCGTGCTTGGCAGGAACCATTTGAATGACATTATATGGACACCTTATAGCGCATCCGGCGCAACCTACGCATTTATCGTCGATTATGTAAATCTCACCGGTGGGTGCGCGTTTTATGGCGTCGAAGTTACAGATAAGACACACCGGGTCGTGGCATAAACGGCAAGCAACGGGGACGGATATGTCGGCAATACGGGTGCCCCGTCGGTCTAAACGTGGATAGCCGTGTCGATCCTCGCATGCATCTACACAATTGTTACAGTGGATACAGGTTTTGAGGTCTATTATCAGAAGACTCTCTGCTTGAATTATTCCCTTTTCCACCAGTGCTTCTAGTTTCTCTGCTTTAGCCGGGTCTTTCTGGAGCTTAAGGGCCTTGAGCTTTCGCTCCGTTATAATGTCTTTTATCTCATCGGCAAGCTTTGGATTTGCCTCGATCAGTCTGTCAAAATCCTCTTTTAAGACCTGAAGCGCTTCTATCTTGGTGAAAGCAGATACGGTGGCGGTGCGCCTCCCATCTCCAAGAAGTGCCATCTCACCGAAGTAGTTGCCCTGAGAAATATAAGCCATAATCTGCTCTTTCTCCTTTTGCTTTTTCGTAATTTTGACGAAGCCGGTACGAATAACATATAAAGAGTCGCCGACATCCCCTTCTCTGAAAATAACGTCTCCTTGGTTGTAAGACTTGAAACTTACCCCCTTCTCCAATTTCTCCAGCATGGCATCATCTAAGTTGGCAAAAAACGGCACCTTTCGGAGATAGGTCCTGACCGCTCGCTCAAAGTAAAAACCTTCGATGGTCTCCCTGAAGCGAGAGGAGTGCTTCATTAAATCCTTTAGCTCTTTGGCTGGTATCTCCAGCAGGTGGAGGTCCTCTTTAGCAGTCACAGTAGCACTCCGGGGATAACCGGAAAGAGCGGCCATCTCTCCAAATATGTTCCCTTCCCCCAGGAGAGCCAGTGTTAGATTTTTATATCCCGCTGTACTTATGCTTATTTCTACACTTCCCTCCAGGATAGCGTAACAAGTATCACCGTACTCTCCCTCCCGGCATACTACGGTGCCTGTTAGAAACTGTTGCAGTGTTGATTTTTCGAACAATTTATCCAAATCCTCAGCAGGAAGCTGAGAAAAAATATGCATACGGCCTAGTTTGTTTTTTACAGATACCCTATCTACTTCCATCCCTTCCTCAACTTCTTTACTGAGAGCTGGCCTCATAAGCCGGCCCCAAAATATTCAAGCCCTGTTCTACTTAGCTCCATTATAGCAAATAACATATTACATAACCATATCCATATGCTTGGATAATGGATATGGTTAGCGCTCAGCCGCTGCCGGAAGCGGGAGCGATGCAGTATCGGACGCTGGAGGCAGTCGGCTGCGACGCCTTGTTCGGCGGTCTCCGACCCACTCGTATTCTCGGTTTAGCCGGACAACTCGCAACGTTGGAAATGATGGTCCCTATCGTGAGCGGACCACCCCCTTGCCCGACTGGCGAAGAACCGTGAAATGACAGTAGGTGTCCGTGAGGTCGAGGGCGATTGAAGCCGTCGTCTTCGTGGTGCCACTGCCGATCTCCGCGACCTCGAACTCGATCCCATTCGGGAGGTCGATGCGAACGCGATGCTCAGCCCCCGTCGCAGCACTTCGGATCGGACGGGCCGTGGATTCGAGTACGCCCGGGATCACGATACGCGCTCTTCTCCTCTCGATGTTCACCTCGAACTCGATGCGTTTGAAAAGAGGGGGATGGACGGTACTCGACATCATCCGATAGACCCACCAGTGGGTTGCCCCTTCGTTGGTCTCGCCACCGTACAGGACTGTAGCAAGAGCGCCTCGTTGCTGGCTGTCCGCTCGCTCATCGATGATGGCCTGACACTCGCCGTTGCCCTCGTAGATCGGTCCCGGCCAGGCGTAGAGGAGGGCTGCACCGAGGCCATCGAGCGCCAAGTCTCCAAAGTGGCCCTTGTCGATGAGAACAGCCGCGAAGCCCCGGCAGTCTCCGTACGTGGGACGGGGTGACTCGAATTGGCAAGGACAGGCGTAGTCGCAGTTGCAATTGCTGAACTCGATGCCTTCTATGTACCAGTCAACCTGTGCCATGGTATCCTCCGTCAAAAGTACCGAATAGTTGCCGAACCATACTTTAGTATTCTCGGAGCACGCTTTTCGTGCATCTCCTTTTATGAAAATAGTTAATTCTTTTCCATAAGCATGCCAACCGCCTTCACCCCTCCTCGGTTTATGGCCATAGCAATGGGACAGATAGCGTCGCAATGTCTCTTCAAACGCAGGTCAAAAGCAACAACATTTTCATTCGCTACAAAACTCGTTCCCCAGTTGCTGAAACCCTCCTGTCTGTCAAGTCTGAGGTTATCTAGAAACTCCCTTTCCCTTTTTACCAGGTAGGAGTTAAGGCTTTCGGCTGAAGACGGTACAGCCGTCAAGTTATAAGAGATATGTACAAAAACAGACGACGTTGACATCAGGGTAATTGTCAATGCTGTGACCGCCAAAAAGGTTTTCATTTCTTATCGCTCCATATCCTGCTTTTTCCTGTACAGAAGAGAGTGCATAGTCCGTGCCAGATACAAGAAGCAGAGGGAAAAGTACGGCAACCTCCTTCAAAATAATGAATTTCCGGTTTTTAGATTTGAATATTGGAAAAGTGGATATATGCGTACCGGTAAACTTTGTTTACAGCACAGTAAACAAAGTTAACGGTTAATAGGTCATATCATAGAATTGTTTAGAGAAATTTGCGGCATGTAAAGACCCCAAAAATGTTATCAGACAAGGTGTTACATGCATTTATGGAATGCCCTTCCATATTTGGCCCACTCTTTGCCCTCTAGCAGAAACTGAAATCAAAAAAGGAGGTGAACAAGATGAAGGGAAAAACCTTTTTTATCCTCTTCCCAGCGCTGCTAGTCTGGCTCACCGTTTCATTAGCTGGTTCCGTTTTTGCAGGACAGGAAGAAGGAAAGAAAGTGACGGTGGAAGGTAACATAGTTTGCTTGATCCCGGATTATCAGAAGGGGACGGTTAACCCAGTGATCGCAACCGGGCCTTGTAATGAACTTCCACCACATCATCACCTTTTGGTGAGCAAGGATGGCAAGGTTTACACACTACAAGGTTTGGATCAGGGTATAAAGGCAATAGAGACAAATCCACACAGAACGAATGTGAAGATTACGGGTACGGCTCAGGAAAATCCAGGTGGCTGGGTTTTATATGTAGAGTAGGCTCTAAGGGTTAGAGCTTAAAATTGAGGGAGAGCTATATTTGGTCTCTCCCTCCAGAACATAATATAAAATAGTTCCAAGCAAGAACAGGTTTGAATAGTACTTCGAATGCGCCGAGAATTATATGATCCAAAAAACAAGCACAAAAGGGGGTCAGCTAGTTTCCCACGGTGTTGAATCCCCCAGGTAGTTTCCTGTGGTTCTACCACAATTAATTATGATTTTCCCGGAGCTCTAACTTCATCCCTTACCCAACAGGATAGGGATGCTATTTATCGGGTTCTCAGCTTAATATCTATATCCATACCTCGGTTTATTATTAACCGGGAAATATGTATTTATTACGTAGGAACACGCCGTGGCGTGTTCCTACAATGGATTCTCGCTTTCACAAACAACAAGTCGTAAGTCCCTCAATTTAGCCTACTCCCACAAAGTTTTACCAATTTTGCCGTGAAAATGCATGAGAGATGTATATGGATGTCATTTGGGCGCGCTGCAGTTGCTTCTCGTTACGATATTTCGTAACGATCACGATATATCGTCCCGGAGATTTTTGAGCACTTTCCTAAGAGGAGGGGAAGTGCCTACAAAAAGAGGAGTGATCACGGCCAGTTAAGTTGACTTCTCTATGGCTTTTTCCTCTTGGCACATCCATTGCACTTATATTCAAGTAAAAACAACTGCGGGAAGGAATAGAAGGATGGTCAAAATCACGGAGACATCGGGAGACGAAAAAGCAGTTACCCTGAGGCTTGACGGAAAAATAGTCGATGCCTGGGTGGCGGATTTAGAAAGATTATGCCTCCACTACCGGGACGAGGAACACAAGTCCATAGTGCTCGACTTTTCCGGCGTGACATTCGTGGATGAAAACGGCGTCGGTATGCTGCAAAGGATAAAGGACAGCCGGATAAAAATTATCAACTGTTCGCTCTTCATCGATGCGCTTTTACATAACCTGGTGAGCAGCGACCAAAAAAGTGATTAAAAGGATGAATAAAATGCAGATGAGGAGGGGAAAAATGGACAATTTAAGTACAGCCGAGGAGAGAGGGGTGATGACTTACGTGGAGGATATACGAACCCCGGTTATGGGATTGATTCCCAAGGTCGCTTTGAAGGACAAATCTGCATTCAATGAGTTATACAACCGGTTCTCGCAGGTAGTGTTCAACCTGGCAATGAGAATAGTAGCGGACAGGGGGGAGGCCGAGGAGATCGTCCAGGAGGTATTTTTTCAGATATGGGATAAAGCCTCTCTATACGATTCTAACCGGGGGGCCGAGTCAACCTGGATCATAAACATAGCCAGGAGCCGGGCCATAGACAGGCTTAGAACCCTCGGATTCAGGAAATTTAACACCGAGATCAACGAGGAAAAAATAAACCACAAATCCGACCTTGCTACTATAATAGAGCAAAAAGACGAAAGAAAGACCATAATCCAGAAGGCGCTCGATAGTTTACCGGATGAGCAAAGGGTCGCAATAGAGATGGTTTATTTTGAAGGGTACACCCACTACGAGATTGCCGAGAAGTTGAACCAACCTGTCGGGACGATCAAGACGCGTATATCTTTGGGCGTAGCCAAACTCAGGAAGCAAATCGCTCCTTACATGAAGCAATTAAGCTGAGGAATTACTCAGGTGATCATGTGGGGTTAGTTTCACTTTGTGCCCTGAGTATTCTGTTTAGTGATGATTTAGTCGAGTTCAAACTTGTCCAGAATAAGAGATTGGTTGTCACTAAAAGTGGGTGTCTCAAAATGATGGTATAGAAACAATTATCTCTTCCCACTTGCTGGGGAAGCCTGTACTGGTCCTGACGAAGGGTCTATGGTTCGACTGAGTTTATTCCTTCTCCGATTAAATCGGGGACCAGCTCAGGACAGGCTTTGAGCGCAGTCGAAAGGCTCATGGTTCGACGGAGTTTATCCTGAGTTCAGCGAAGGGCTCACCATGAAGGCAGATCTGAAACTCGCAACAATACCATGCCCTTCACCCTGAGTCCTTCGGCTTTTCTCAGGATAGACTACGACTAAGGGTGAGTAGGGTTAAAAAGCTATTTCAACAAATAGTATTAGAATGACGCTTGCATAGCAAACATAAAAGAGGGTGACCTGACTTTAAAAAGACATTTTTATCTATCTAAAGGCCTTGTTTTATTAGTATGA from Thermodesulfobacteriota bacterium includes these protein-coding regions:
- a CDS encoding DUF1326 domain-containing protein, which encodes MAQVDWYIEGIEFSNCNCDYACPCQFESPRPTYGDCRGFAAVLIDKGHFGDLALDGLGAALLYAWPGPIYEGNGECQAIIDERADSQQRGALATVLYGGETNEGATHWWVYRMMSSTVHPPLFKRIEFEVNIERRRARIVIPGVLESTARPIRSAATGAEHRVRIDLPNGIEFEVAEIGSGTTKTTASIALDLTDTYCHFTVLRQSGKGVVRSR
- a CDS encoding cyclic nucleotide-binding domain-containing protein produces the protein MRPALSKEVEEGMEVDRVSVKNKLGRMHIFSQLPAEDLDKLFEKSTLQQFLTGTVVCREGEYGDTCYAILEGSVEISISTAGYKNLTLALLGEGNIFGEMAALSGYPRSATVTAKEDLHLLEIPAKELKDLMKHSSRFRETIEGFYFERAVRTYLRKVPFFANLDDAMLEKLEKGVSFKSYNQGDVIFREGDVGDSLYVIRTGFVKITKKQKEKEQIMAYISQGNYFGEMALLGDGRRTATVSAFTKIEALQVLKEDFDRLIEANPKLADEIKDIITERKLKALKLQKDPAKAEKLEALVEKGIIQAESLLIIDLKTCIHCNNCVDACEDRHGYPRLDRRGTRIADISVPVACRLCHDPVCLICNFDAIKRAPTGEIYIIDDKCVGCAGCAIRCPYNVIQMVPAKHEPKSDILGVLLGRRKEVSEEKWTKADRLKPKHLAIKCDNCMGYPDTACTNNCPTNAIRWVNPMVYFGDTEDVIPKKEKHL
- a CDS encoding STAS domain-containing protein, producing the protein MVKITETSGDEKAVTLRLDGKIVDAWVADLERLCLHYRDEEHKSIVLDFSGVTFVDENGVGMLQRIKDSRIKIINCSLFIDALLHNLVSSDQKSD
- a CDS encoding sigma-70 family RNA polymerase sigma factor; the protein is MDNLSTAEERGVMTYVEDIRTPVMGLIPKVALKDKSAFNELYNRFSQVVFNLAMRIVADRGEAEEIVQEVFFQIWDKASLYDSNRGAESTWIINIARSRAIDRLRTLGFRKFNTEINEEKINHKSDLATIIEQKDERKTIIQKALDSLPDEQRVAIEMVYFEGYTHYEIAEKLNQPVGTIKTRISLGVAKLRKQIAPYMKQLS
- a CDS encoding multiheme c-type cytochrome yields the protein MMSISQTHKKWVLFTVAAGFIFWAVYRWGPNLPTPGIENGIVYFLGILAVLLILFVMTYSVRKRLARGMPGRLDSWLLAHIYLGLLALFIIALHAEFRFGLDYSTFGVIFLVLVIVTGIVGRYFYTRVPASIATEQEKVLSRLDEVTKSINDLLNNKSRPFQKIIGSELNTPAPLAPDAEYWWELRAKGEILPEEEKEDFEKAVALLEERAELETQSISQLKYKPLFRGWLAAHLLVTAGLMVMVTLHVLDDSFRVFPPTASDFGSPQECRQCHQRQYDEWIGSMHAYGQVSPVAFVLNLKVQEDSKGKVGVFCFKCHAPVSIAIGEDALMPNEKRAPIGVLGVQCDSCHTIAKDHGLVSGDFPLEPGRTKYGPFGTGTNGDSKPAGNYFHKSVNSDYLKTSEFCGSCHDVVTPKGLRVEETFAEWKNSVYAEKGITCQECHMRSIPGKPGQKKVMGPAAIMAGVDLPERPISNHSMIGVDYHLVDFFPYADNRDETARIQREYIQEVYELHKDSAKMEVEAPKSVAPGSQFQVAVHVTNVGAGHHLPSGFTVERQLWIEVIAKDAEDGLLFVSGDLDGNLDLRNRCSQEVKLDAAPLDKYLVNFQSEMIRVNPDGTEDDVFLTSQANKFVKHGIPPLETRTGIYPISVPPDVKGPIKLDVRLRFRNLSPLIFDRLGLDEKLKKRLKIIDMATESKLIEVKANGLASGDRQIDLSPATGVEKIVGSSASSEQKIVGLVMSMDKENGSVSIYDAQREKRVIKIDPKLLEGISICNKVEIEVENGVAKSIKKL